A window of Babesia microti strain RI chromosome III, complete genome contains these coding sequences:
- a CDS encoding U1 small nuclear ribonucleoprotein 70kDa (overlaps_old_locusTagID:BBM_III04375): MNNIDYAIYSSKEIQSSTQAIYTDGPCNFTIVDRKYITPTVFILILKDNNNTPFTGVELGGHLRFFIPPAPRSVENQWNGANDIESRELIKRVYTPIFVDPQNKLLHFAIRVYEPCEEFCDGGKCSRSLANLPLNSEVSCQVVPGKLHYKTPSQFAFQSSIFTVKKVAFIAGGTGITLFYRIISNIIHNPSDNTEIILLFSVRNIDEIILHQALEQFDSPLLFKKYFITKPAVTADYINSGTIVSGFINKEILTTKVKDCCHTFICGPKPFNKYIHELLIELGVANDRITPI; this comes from the exons ATGAACAATATAGACTATGCAATCTACAGCTCCAAAGAAATACAAAGTTCAACACAAGCTATTTACACTGAT GGACCTTGTAACTTTACTATTGTAGACCGCAAATACATCACCCCCACTGTTTTCATACTCATCCTTAAGGATAACAACAACACTCCATTTACTG GCGTTGAATTAGGTGGACATTTAAGATTTTTTATACCACCAGCCCCTAGAAGTGTTGAAAATCAGTG GAATGGAGCAAATGACATCGAGTCTAGGGAACTGATTAAGAGAGTTTACACACCAATTTTTGTAGACCCTCAAAATAAACTTTTGCATTTTGCCATAAGAGTGTATGAACCTTGCGAAGAATTTTGTGACGGAGGCAAATGCTCTCGTTCATTAGCTAATCTTCCACTTAATTCTGAGGTTTCCTGTCAAGTAGTACCAGG AAAGCTCCACTATAAGACACCCTCTCAATTCGCTTTTCAAAGCAGCATTTTCACCGTAAAAAAGGTTGCATTTATCGCCGGGGGTACGGGAATTACTTTGTTTTATCgtattatatcaaatattatacataaccCTTCTGATAATACCGAAATCATTCTGCTTTTTTCTGTAAGAAATATTGATGAAATCATTCTACACCAGGCACTGGAACAATTTGATTCGCCGCTcttattcaaaaaatatttcataacTAAACCTGCAGTTACGGctgattatataaatagtgGCACTATAGTCTCTGGTTTTATCAATAAGGAAATACTTACTACAAAAGTCAAGGACTGCTGTCacacatttatttgtgGCCCCAAACCCTTCAATAAGTATATACATGAACTGTTGATCGAACTTGGCGTGGCAAATGATCGTATCACTCCAATTTAG
- a CDS encoding U1 small nuclear ribonucleoprotein 70 kDa (overlaps_old_locusTagID:BBM_III04370): protein MSALGMPPHILALFEARPPLEHLPFADTTLRRKPGGMAQYVKEFSDEIPVPQPHFETPKERRARKNKEKIEAHLLRQKNLIEQYDPKSGNSLTHDPYKTLFIGNLAYEATERQLRSEFEAYGKIKRIRIIADANGNPRGYAFIEFDTEREMVNAYKRGDGRKIAGRRVIVDVERSRTVAGWLPRRLGGGRGLARGSKKNIPPVNINANPVNSSRGYSQPRNSTRSYSQSRSGYGRTNSRYDYSSRSACTGRSDSMHTERREYNNLNHSNPENTRSSGGSSHYGENFGADKYDDRRNNERRRGRSEDKSSDRRDRSYDRDYGNERDYKRHHI from the coding sequence ATGTCTGCTCTGGGGATGCCTCCTCACATATTGGCACTTTTTGAAGCGCGTCCTCCCCTTGAACATCTCCCTTTTGCAGACACTACACTAAGGCGTAAGCCTGGCGGCATGGCTCAGTATGTCAAAGAATTTTCAGATGAAATACCAGTACCACAACCTCATTTTGAGACGCCTAAAGAACGTAGAGCTAGGAAAAATAAGGAGAAGATTGAAGCACATCTCCTCCGTCAGAAGAATTTGATTGAACAGTATGACCCCAAATCTGGTAATTCTTTGACACATGACCCATATAAGACACTATTCATAGGCAATTTGGCTTATGAAGCTACGGAACGCCAATTGAGGAGTGAATTTGAAGCCTACGGGAAGATCAAACGAATTAGAATTATTGCGGATGCAAACGGTAATCCTAGAGGCTATGCCTTCATCGAATTTGATACTGAAAGGGAAATGGTTAACGCCTATAAGCGTGGAGATGGGAGAAAGATAGCTGGTAGGAGGGTTATCGTAGATGTGGAGAGATCCAGAACGGTAGCTGGTTGGTTACCGAGGCGGTTAGGAGGGGGGAGGGGTCTGGCTAGGGGCTCCAAGAAAAATATACCTCCGGTTAATATTAATGCCAACCCTGTCAATTCTAGTAGAGGATACAGCCAACCCAGAAATAGTACAAGGAGTTATAGCCAATCAAGGTCTGGCTACGGTAGAACCAACAGTCGTTATGATTACAGCTCAAGAAGTGCCTGTACAGGACGGTCAGATTCAATGCACACAGAAAGACGGGaatacaacaatttaaacCATTCAAACCCAGAAAATACCAGATCAAGTGGCGGTTCATCGCATTATGGAGAAAATTTTGGAGCAGATAAGTACGATGATAGACGCAATAATGAGAGGAGGAGGGGTAGGAGTGAGGATAAGAGTTCAGATCGCAGAGACAGGAGTTATGATAGGGACTATGGAAATGAAAGAGATTATAAGAGACATCACATCTAA